Proteins encoded together in one Passer domesticus isolate bPasDom1 chromosome 6, bPasDom1.hap1, whole genome shotgun sequence window:
- the LOC135302361 gene encoding maestro heat-like repeat family member 5, with the protein MAERGSRPSELRARPGASSASSEHAATSDRATAAGRAKAVMAPTEGTASTNSWKRRTPRTWAISKMNSTATWTGIPAPIPDIFSSQQQVAARVGDIHQRLVSRVTADMGLETDFLSLAEEHPANVVMSLLRCAPSCDRAAVLMWRSIGMSRPAVQKVLPALFSVIEDRPLYSMFFYSGDNEAVFALAATVVLWKIAHMPEWHDAVVLHSAQLFVALLFQVFSTTEQIPEEVEDFWRACQEEHRLPTKPNRFAVQAVKALLCQLGFENKLVALECKQVWDTLLCADTQHYAVGLLAREMRCGLAPLCSRIALHLLSLLIRKQPRWHLPALAFLVELLECLDLSKHGHSALSVVSRHLPSECRDRLRLELRGLVVLSKEPSLLPECPKQLLLLQLSSASQHSLVLHTEWRNTWPVSTPAGAAG; encoded by the exons ATGGCCGAGCGTGGCTCCAGGCCCAGCGAGCTGCGGGCACGGCCTGGTGCCAGCTCGGCGTCCTCTGAGCATGCAGCAACCTCGGACAGGGCAACAGCTGCGGGCCGGGCGAAGGCTGTCATGGCTCCGACTGAGGGCACGGCCAGCACAAACAGCTGGAAGCGAAGGACACCAAGGACTTGGGCCATCTCAAAGATGAACAGCACGGCCACTTGGACTGGGATTCCTGCTCCCATTCCGGATATTTTTTCATCTCAGcagcag GTGGCAGCCAGGGTGGGGGACATTCACCAGAGACTCGTGTCCCGTGTCACTGCGGACATGGGGCTGGAAACAGACTTTCTGAGCCTGGCTGAAGAACACCCTGCTAATGTGGTGATGAGCCTCCTGCGCTGTGCCCCAtcctgtgacag agctgctgtacTGATGTGGAGAAGCATCGGCATGTCAAGACCCGCAGTGCAGAAGGTGCTTCCAGCACTGTTCTCTGTGATAGAGGACAGGCCACTGTACAGCATGTTTTTCTACAGTGGGGATAACGAGGccgtctttgccctggct gcaactgtggtgctgTGGAAGATTGCCCACATGCCCGAGTGGCACGACGCAGTAGTCCTTCATTCGGCCCagctgtttgtggctctgctcttccaagttttctccaccacagagcagatacCAGAAGAGGTTGAGGACTTCTGGAGAGCGTGCCAGGAGGAACACCGCCTTCCCACCAAGCCTAACAG gtttgcagtgcaggccgtgaaggctctgctctgccaacTGGGCTTTGAGAacaagctggtggctctggagtgCAAGCAGGTCTGGGAcaccctgctctgtgccgacACCCAGCATTATGCAGtaggtctgctggccag ggagatgcgctgTGGCTTGGCCCCCTTGTGTTCCCGCATCGCCttgcacctgctcagcctgctcatcagGAAGCAGCCACGCTGgcatctgcctgccctggcgttcTTGGTGGAG ctcctggagtgtCTGGACTTGAGCAAACACGGTCACAGTGCCCTGTCGGTcgtatccaggcacctgcccagcgagtgcagggacaggctgcgcctggagctcagaggcctcgtggtgctcagcaaggagccctcgctg ctgcccgagtgccccaagcagctgctgctgctgcagctgtcctcagcttcacagcacagcctcgtcttgcacacagAGTGGAGGAATACGTGGCCTgtatcaacacctgctggagcagctggctga